Sequence from the Tenrec ecaudatus isolate mTenEca1 chromosome 6, mTenEca1.hap1, whole genome shotgun sequence genome:
GACTCTGGGCCCCGTCTCACCCTCCCATGACAGGGGTGAGGCCCATGCTGCAAGGAAGCacatctgtttatttatttagcttTTTGATGTTAGTTTTATTATCTTAGTTATTTTCCACCAAcggtttattggcacataatttacataccatacaatttaatagttcaatcattccttcatatcaaggagaattgcacTATCAataccacatcaattttaaatGCAATCACATCcggtctagtgctccctccctcctccagcttTCATTGCttactccccactcccctttcctcACCTACCACCCCTCCCCCTGACTCGTATCAGTTGTTATCATTCTAcatccaccaccccccacccccgtgcgtcacagctgggaaacccaacagaagacaACAAAAAAGCGAAATCACACTGAGGTGGTTAGGATAAAATCGGAATAGGACAAAGACGAAACTACAAATAACGCGAAGGAAGCACTTCTTAGAAGAAAACATGATGTTTCCTGTCTAACTGccaatgcccagagagccaaccaCTCCTGaaaagtttcccagactgtccgtTTCAGAAACAAAACCGTGCTGGATCAGGAAACTGAAACTGAAATCGAAACTGCAGAGCAGTGTACTCGTGAAGCAGAGCGCCTGTTCTTCACTTGCTTCCAGAGAGCAGACAGGTAGCACCCCAGGTAAGTCTACTTTGATACATCCCTGGTCTGTGTCCCTGTCTGTGTCTTTCACCCTGTGAATCACGCTTGGCGTAGAGACTGCAGGTGTGAATAAAGAGCCCTGGGCAGCGGACTGCTTGTGCTTGGAGGACCAGCCCTGTGCCAAGGCAGTTGggtcagaagcagaaaggggagtCTAAGCCCCAGTGCAGCGGTCATGCGCCCTCCTCTCCCGACTCCTGGggtctcctcctcccctcctgccctTTCACCTGAGCTGGTTCTCTATGTGGGATAGTCAGCTGCCAgccagagcaactggtggctttgaactgatgactGTGGCGTTCCCAGGCCAACCCGTACCCATCATGACTCTCGGGTTCCTGACACCAGCATGACTTTTAGAGATGAGTCCCTCGCTTTATGTCGTTGCCCAAACTCTGTCCCCGCCTTTGGGTTCCTTTGGCTCTTTGGGTGAAGTCTTTGATACTCATCCTGAGGGTACCTCATCCTGTTAAGCCGTCCCTGGGTCTGGAGGCAGAAATAGCAGTGCCATTCCCTCGGGGGAGagggggtgctggtggtggtggaggtggtgctggtggtggtggaggtggtgatggtgatggtgatggtggggatggtgctggtggtggtggtggtggggatggtggtgggggtgctggtggtggggatggtggtgatggtggtggtggtggtgatggtggtggtggtggtggtgatggtggtggtgggaatggtggtggtggtgggggtgctggtggtggggatggtggtgggggtgctggtggtagggatggtggtgggggtggtggtggtggtgatggtggtgggggtgctggtggtggggatagtggtgggggtgctggtggtggggatggtggtgggggtgctggtggtggggatggtggtgggggtgctggtggtggggatggtggggatggtggtggggatgctggtggtggggatggtggtggtggtgctggtggtggggatggtggtgggggtgctggtggtggtggtggtggtgatggtggtggggatgctggtggtggaggtggtggtgggaattGTGGTGGTgggaatggtggtggtggtggtggtggggattgtagtgggggtgctggtggtgggcgtggggatggtgggggtgggggtggtggtgagtgctggtggtggtgggaatgGTGGTGATTGTGggaatggtggtgggggtgggggtgggatggtgggggtggggatggtggaggtgggggtggtggtgagtgcTGCCTGGTCCTCCTGGGTGCACACACCCAGTCCGGCACCAGTCCCCGTCCCCACCAAGTGCTGTGCCTGAACCCGTGGCTGTCACCATTTTGACCGCATGTGAACACGATTGTCCAGTTTTCAGGAGGGCCCAGTTATCCAGTTTGTCCTTTGACGTTTTTATGTTTTCAGTTATGTTTGCTAGTGTGTTCATGCCGTGGAACAGGGACCCTGTGTGGGTCCCTAACTTTCACCGATGATCTTTATAATTCTACCTTTTACATTCAGGTCTCTGCTCCATCTTGAGTTTGGCTGTGTGTATGGTGTGAGATgcgggtcctgtttcatttttctgcacgtGTATATTCAGTTTTGCAGGCGCTATTTGGTGGAGAGATTATCTCTTCACCACTCAATGTGTTCGTCAATCTTGTGTTGAAACTGCCAACACAATGTTGAATAGGAACGGTGACAAACGGGATCTGTGCCGGATTCCCATCTGAAAGGAGAATGCTCTCAGCTTCCTTCTACTGAGAGTAACATTGCCTGTTGGTTTTGCATCTATGCCTGAATTCTGGTGAGAACTCCCCTTCTATTTTGATTTTGTTGTATGTCGTTTATCAAGAAGGGGTATTGGGCTCTCAGAAATATTTAAGTGGACACAGACCCTCTACGGCAAAGACACGAGAGACCAATTGAAACATCCTAGATCTCTGAAGAACGCATCGAAAAGTGGATTCAATACCAACTTGGAGACCAAGCTGAACAAAAGCAGCAAGACAGAAGACAGGTAGAATGGATGGGTTTCCAGTTGGTCCGACAGCGTGGGCATCTCGGACATTCGCAAGCAGCATCCATGGCTCGGGGCAGCACAAACACCACATACTAACCAGTGCCTAAAGCATGGCACTGcccttctgcccctccccctcatGGTGACCAGAAGGAGGGTGAGTCCCCACCGGCACCCACCCAGTGGAGAGAGGCAGCTCCCCTGCACAGCCCCTGTTTACCGGAGATGAGAGTGGTGCCCACGTGGAGCAGGGCACCGATCCTGTGATGCCATTCCTGggtctggaggcagacacagcagTGCCAGTCCCTCGGTCACTTCTGGGAAGACAATATCTCCTTCCATAACCAGCCGTCCTGCCTCCAGCTGCCCTGGGGGCCTCAAAGCATATCTTCTGGGATCAAGTACCCTGACCATCACCACCATCTGCAGGTGCCAACTATTTCCACACCAGGTGTCGCTTTATTTTGTGAgtctgtttttgtgtgtttttttttagtgtgtgtgtgtgtgtgtgtgtgtgtgtgtgtgttctccttGATTTCGCCGACAGGTTTCTTGATCTTTCTCTGCATCTCATGAGAAGAGCGTGGACATCAGTCTTCTGGGTTCCTTATCATGTGGTTCCAGTGCCACTTGTTTCCCAGCATCGGGTTCTTGCTTTGTGTCTTGGCCACTTGTCGAAGCCACTCGGTCTTGTCTCTTTGGGGAACTGATGTGGTGTGTGGCCTCTGAGACACGGTGGTGGAGTTGAGCTCGCATTTCATTGACGGATGTGTGCTGCTGCACATTTGCGGACTCACCACAGATCACATGTGGGGGCATGTGGATGCATGCTTTCTCTACTCTTCATGGACAGCGGTTGGAGGTGGGTTTGACTGCTGTTGACCACTATCTGTTGGGGGTCAGGTGCTGCAGGAGAAGATAAGGGCCCTTGCCTGTAGGTGGGCTGCGGGAGGTACGGTTGCAGCCGGGACGTGTGAGCATCTCCTGTCAGGTTTGactgaaagaaaagggaaaagagagagggagaaagaggcacACGGAGAAATGGCATCATAAAAAAACAGGAGAAGaacgagccctggtggctcagtggttatatGCACTGGTCTACTAACCGCAAGgtgagtggttcgaaaccacctgcagctacttggaagaaaggcgaggctttctacccttgtaaagagTCACGgtgtaaaaaagagagagagagttgaaaacaggagaagaagaaaaagaagggaaatcgggcaaacaacagcaagaaaaaaataatttaataactaAGAAAAGGACAGGAAGATCAAAACAAGAGAAAATGAtacataataaaataaacaaaagcagGGACGGGAAAAATCATGGGAtaatactgaagaaaaaaatttccaAGAAACCCCAAACACAgaagaaggaagggagaaaaaaaaagaaaaataaggtaaaataaaaagcaagaaagGAAGGATTAAAGCCAGGTGAGGGGAGGAGTGTGGGGGGAccccaaagaacaaataaaactgGAGTGGGGAAGGACCCCGAGAGGAGACCCCTGTGGGGAAGTGCGCTCAGTATGGGTTCATGCCCTCTTATTAACCAAGGAGCACCCAGGGTTGGGGGAGGAATGTTTGGTCCTAGACATCATTTCCGCTGGCCCAGAGGAAGTCTGCCTTCAGCGAGCCTGCTCTGGAAGTCGTTCGTGCCAGCTCAGAGGGTGACTGAGTTCAGGATGTTTTGTCCTAGAAGCAACTCGTTTGGGTCCAGAGGGCAGATGTGAACAGAGTGGTGTTGATGGAATTCATGCCAGCAAAGAGGTGGCTGGGGACAGGTCACTCTCCAACACTAAATGCCCGGCCGGTCTGGTGGGGCAGAGTTCACACacccgccatgtggaggaggaTACGGGAGGGTGGCAGATGTCTATCATCCAGCCCGTGAGCATGCGGCTCTGACCCCAGGCAGggtgggggctgtgcagagagtgGTGTTACCAGCCACTGGATGGGTGAAGATGGGCCTGACCACACTTCTTTCTAGTCATCCTGAGAGTGTGAGCAACAAGGACATCACACTTTCTGATCACCGATCAATCGGTGGGTGTTTGTGCTGTCCCAGGCCATCGTCCACCATGAATGCTGCAAAAGTTCCAGATGCCTGAACTGTGTCAGGCCAACTGACCCCTCACCCATTTCATCCGTCTTCTCTCGCATCACGTTTGCTCAGCACGTCCCGATGCTCTGCTCCGAAGGGAAGGGTTCCCGGATTGTCTGTTTCATTTGGTCTCTTGTGTCTTTGTTGTGGAGAGATGTCTACCCAAGACGCCATATTGCCCCTTCCTTCTTGCTCATTTGCTCGGGGTGCTGCGCTTGCTTTTGGAGACTGTGATAAGGGCTTTGCCTTGATTCGTGACTCAGTTTCACTTCCAATAGGTTCAAACTAGGAGACACGCCCTTGGAGAGCTTCCCAGAAGGAAGACAAACTGAGGACACATTTGACCACAGCATCAGGTACGACCAGGGGCACTTCACGTGTCTGAACCCATTAGTCTCCTTGGTTAATCTTGGCCTGGGCATTGTCTGTCAGTGCTCTTGacaatgggaagatttcttaattTACTTTTCAGATGATCAGTGCtggtacatatatttttttaatggttGATTTTTGTGCGTAACTGTGAACCCTGAAACGTGGTTAATTCCTCTACTCTAGAAGCTTCCTTGTGGATGTGATGGAATTTTCAACAGATAAGTTCACGTTGtcaaaaacaacaggacagaaCTCCAGGAAgggttggcacagtgggttcATGACTGGGCTGCGCTGGTTTGGTCCCACTCGCCTctgcacaggaggaagatgaggcagtcccCTTTCCTAGGGAGTTGCAGTTCCGGAAGCCCCATGGGAGCGGTTCTATTCTGTCCCtctgggctgctctgagtcagaacggagtcaaaggcagtgggtgtgtttccagtgtttccaAGGAGCCTGGATCCACCTAGATTCAATTCTGTGAAATTGTATGAGTGACTTTGAAAATGTAGTGATCGTTTAAAGCCTAACTCCCAGCTTTAAACAATTCTCCATGGGCACCTGTGTGTTGTGGTGAGATAAGTGACAAGCCAGTCCCAACTCAGGTGACCCTCTGTGGAGCAGGAAgaagcactgcttggtcctgtgcctgcCTCACAATTGTCGCCGCCACGGTGCCCAGGCATCTCTCtgcaggtcttcctctctttgggCTGAACTTTATCCAGCACGATGTCTTTTTCCGGATAGCATGCCCAAAGCATGTGTGAGACAATCTCACCATTCCcctttctgaggagcattctggctgtacgtccggTCAAACGGGTTTGCTTGTTCTGGCTACCCTTCTTccatgtttgttctttttttttaaatcattttattagtggctcatacaactctttccacaatccgtacatacatcatttgtgtccagcacattcgtacatatgttgccatcatcattctcaaaacacctgctttctacttgagcccttggtatcagctcctcccatgTTTGTTCTGATGGTCATAACATATATTCTCCACGGACaacgtaattcaaatgcacctattGCTCTTTGTCTTATACATTTCCCTTATGTATTGTCCATGCACATGGGGgcaactgaaagtgccatggctcGGGTTGGCTGTGCCCTGTCTTAATGTTGCTTTGCTCTTCAGAGCTTTCCAGAAGTCCCCTGCGCAGTGGAATCCCTTgcttgagttcttgactgctacttggcTCTTTTATCATTATGTGACATTTTCCTTCATTTATTACAAACTTCAGATGAAAAATACATGTTGTCTGGCACCGTTATGGCAACGCTTGTGGAAAACAAGCATTTCTGGAAACTAAAATAGTTTCAAGAGACGACTAAGGAGGAATTATCTCTGAGCGGgaaaaaaagggagagaaaacaaaatattgcaTGTTAAAGTAGAAAATTATacaaattttaaatttttcttgggAGAAAGTCTGGTAAAAATATGACACTGAAAGAAACAGACTGCGTAAAGACACCTGAAGAAATTGAAGTAGAAACATGATGAattaagccacatctttctcccgaggagcggctggtggatttgaactgcagccCAATGAGGGACTGACTCACTGCACCACCTAGTAAGGGAGTGCTAGGTTCAGAGGTAGGGCTGAGGCACCATGGGAGAGCTCTCTACAttgtttctccctcctccttcttaCAGATCTATGGATCACCGTGTCTTTATTTATAACTTCAAAAATGACCACTCAGTTCGTCGGCGGCATACGACCTACCTGTGCTACGAGGTACAGCTCTTTGACGTCCGCTTCGGGGCCCCACTGGGCATGATCAGGGGCTTCCTGCATAACCAGGTGACTGTCTCAGCGCGACTTTGGCCTGCACGGCCCTCCCCATTCCATTTGAGGCCTGGTGGGTTCTCTGATGCCCCACAAAGTGCCTCACACCTCTGAATGCTGTCATacggcgtggggggggggggctgccctGCCGTTGGATGGAGATGGGATACGCTGTAGATGACACTCTGAGATGGACTCCAGGTCCCACATTGGCAACAAGTCACCATGCCCCATTTCTAGAATCATGCTACAACCTTTGGGTTTTTCCAGAATGGGTGGTATCAGGActgccattcacacacacacacaaaaattcttGAAAATCATCATGACTCAGCTTTTTGTTTGTGACTTAAAGGTAGCTCACATGCTGATGTTCACCAGACATCATTCCCAAGAGTCTGTTTCCTGTGCTTGGTCACAGTAGAAGAAGGCTCTGGGCAGAGAAACATGAACAGAAACCCCTGACTGGGGTTGTGCCTACAGTGCTGTGGGGACAAGGGGTCATCAAGAATTGGGGGAAGAGCAAGGTCAGGCTGAGGGGCCCTGGATGTGAGGGATAtccctccctgccctctgccTGGGACAGCCTTGTGTCCAGAGGTCCGGTCTTTGTTGGTTCTGTGTTCCAGTACATATGTACCTGCTGGTCACTTTGGACGGGCTAGATCCGATCCCCTGCTGGCAGGTGCTTCGTAACGGTCCTCACACCTGCCTCACCAAGGATCCTTGACTCAGGGATGCCCCAATGGCcgcttcttacctgctttggaCACCCTCATCACACCCTGCCATTTCTCGATACTGTCCCCGTGGCCCGGCTTGATCCTAGTCCCACTGCTGTTGGTACCAGTGTCCCGATACCACTAGTACAGCAATGGCTGTCTTCCCATCACCCCTTGGGAGGTGTCCTTTTAAGGGCCCTTGTCCTTATTCCTCCATCATGAGGAGCTCTTTTGACGGAGCTGGCGTCCCTCCTGGGCTCAGCACAGGTGAGACACAGTAGAAGCTTGTGGACTGATTGGTTTGTGAGCAGGCGGGTGGATAATGTTTGGGGGATAGAAACCAGGGCATAAGTCCCTCCATGAAGGAAGCTTGGCCCCTTCGACAGCATGAGCGCAATGAACCTGGGGCTCACCTgactcccctcttcctcctcccctctccctcctcgagctctttctctcttccttgaAGGGTTAAGCTTGAAGGGGCTGGCTGTAAAATTAGAGAGGACCCCGAGACATCAGCAATGAAAAGAAACCATATTGTAATGCAAGGGAGATGATGTGGGACCCTGCACGACCCCTCTCGCCTGGTGCGGGAGGCTGTACTTGCTTCTGACCTCCTGCCTGCTCACAGGTGGAAAGGTAACGTTTTCTTTGTCCTCCCATGTTCAGCATCATCCCGATCCCCAACAACGCTGCCACGCAGAGCTGTGCTTCCTGAAAAGGATGTCTTCTTTGAGGTTGTACCCAGGGCAGTGGTGTCAGGTCACCTGGTTCCTCTCCTGGAGTCCCTGCCCTAAGTGTGCCTCAAAAGTGAGCGCCTTTCTGCGAAGcaacagccacgtgagcctgCGCATTTTTGCGGCCCGCCTCCATGCCTACCAAGAAGGCTACGAAGAGGGGCTCCTCTCACTGCGGGATGCGGGGGCCCACCTGTCCATCATGACTTCCaaaggtcagagtagaaccaGAGGGAGAGGCGGTGGAGGAATTCAAATCACTGAACAATCAGATTGGTGCTCTCCTGAGCATTTGAAGTATAAGCAAAGACAGACCGAAAGACACGTTCTTTCAGTGGGGTATCAGAGCCCCGTTGTTGCACGGATGGgtgggaaagagaaagaagggggtaaAAAATTCTGGTGCCGAAGATTGGTCTCTAAGAGTTGTCCACCCTTATGGCTCTTGCGTGGCTGGGCCTTGACGCTGCCTCCTTGCTCCTGTTGTAGAGTTTGAGTACTGCTGGAGAGTCTTCGTGGACAATCACTCGTGGCCCTTCAGGCCGTGGGACACGCTGGAAAAAAGCAGTCAAGCCCTATCAGAAAGGCTTCAATCCATTCTCCAGAACAGGATTTCCCTCTTCCACCCCCCGATCGGCTatctgccttcatttggattcTTCTCTCCCGGAAGATTTCCTTGCCCTCCACAGAGAACTTCCTTTTGCTTCCCTGCTCCCCCGATGGGCCCCCAGCACCATCCTTTCTGATCCTTCTTCTAAAGCCCCCttacatcccccccacccccggtctctcctctctctctctctctttcataatcattagttgggatttaatacatctaTGTTATCATGCCATATTtccatcatgtcaagtagaattgtactattgctaccacaatccgtttccaaacattcttctcCTCCATGGACTCCTctacatcgtctcccttttacactcccccccaccagggccccctcccGAATGCCTTCGTTTCTCTTATCTATATTTTCACTGACTCCCATTCTATTCTCTGCTCCTTCCCTCAAACTTTCCCTCGCATCTCAGAGACGCTTGGCTTCCTCCTGGGTGGCTGGGGGAGAGGACATGAGGAGATGACAGCGACGAGACGGCAACAACGTCCGCACTCTGGAGGAGTCGATTCCGGCTCGTGACCTTCTGACGATCCAACTGACTGGcactgcttctttgggtttctgagactgaatcctCTTGGGAGCacagagcctcatccttctcctctgCAGCAGCCGGCGGTTTCGAACTTGATCTTGTGGTCTGGACTTCCTAACAGAGGCAGGGGATCTCTGCAGAACGAGAGAAGGAGACACCTTCTTTGAAGAAGAGTAAATACTCCGTTTGCCACAGTCTCCagctaagttaaaaaaaaaagaagaaggcaatGAAATTCCAGAAACCCAAAATGAATGGATTTCTTTAAAAGAACGTAGTCAGACCATGTGAAGGGGGCGCACCAAAGAACGAGTGCTTGGTAGACAGAGAGCCTCTGCCAAAGAGGCAGGCCGGACTCTGTTCGCTTTTATGGGGTCTGCTTACTGCGTGTTCTGAATGGGCTTTGGAAGGTCAGCCAGCCGGCATACCTGTGGAATTCCGTAGTGGCTGCCTCCACCTGCCTCTCCCTGCCACAGGCTGCTCCCAAGAACAGGACTGACCACTGGGTGTGTTAGCTGTGGTTTTGTCGCTGTCAGCCAATCAGAACATCGTCCTTGTAAAGTCCCTGCATCCTGTGTACTGAGGCTCTGGGAAAATCCCCTTCCCCTAGTGTTTGATGCACCCTCATAAGGTACTGCCTGGCCCTGGGTGGTTTCACTCCTTCAATCACCTCTTTAATTTGAATACAAGGTCACTTTGCTCTTTGACAAGGGGCTTCAGCCAAACTGGTTGAGTAGGGACACCACCCCCTCAggtcaccccacacacaccccacccctgcctcaaAAAAGAATTCCAAAAGTTTTCTGCAAATCTGTCCAACTCCAATGCATGGGAACGCTGGAAGTTGTTCAGAGACTCCAGCAAGCAAATTCAAGCTCAGCCAGGGGAAAGGCTGCTTTGTGGTGCGCTCATTGCCGCGGTGAAAGCAAAGCAACAGTGTGCAGGTCGCTCTCCTACCCGGTTTCCGGTTCCAGCGCTCCTTCTTCCACGGGGTTGTGTGCTTCCTGGGAGTAGCCCTCTTCAGTTTTGAGCGCTTGTGCGGCACCCCCGCGGCCTTGCAGGCCCTCCAGGGATAGCGCGCACTGTCTAAGACTGTACTACCGACACCACCCTTTCTCTCATAAGGATTACGAGGGGCGGGGTCGATAGCAAAGCAAACTAGATCAAAGATAGTTAAGAACTCTTTTAACAGATATTTGTTAGGTGACTAATTCTGCTCACAAAGGATCTCCGCTCAATACGGACATCAAGATCTCATTAGCAAGGAGAGAACCAGTTAGATCTGTCGTGAGGACAAGCTAACTCACTAACAAAAGTGATTGGTTAAGTGAACAGAGAAAGCCGAagcaacgagagagagagagagagagagagagagagagagagagagagagagagagagagagagagagagagagattatcaAACGTACAGAATGCGAGAGAAATTCTCTCTTTGTGATCAATTTAACATTGGTtttcagagacagagagaatcaATTTGATAAGCGAGGATAATCAGGTTTTTTGGGGCACATCAATTTATATCTTCCTAGAGTTcttgaatattttatttcttgagaGAGACCTTATTTGGTCCAATTCATTTACCATAGATTTGGTGCTACTTTTGTTCACGCAGCATGGTTCATTTGGGCAGCCCACCATGAGTAAGCCAATTCATACGATGAATGAAAAGGGGAGATTCTTTATTGAGTACCAGCATTCAAGGAGACAGAGTAGCTCTTATTTGGCAAAACCTGCCTCCCCCAGCAACAGGTTAAGAAGTATTCTAATAAGCAAGGGGACAGGAAGTTTCAGGAAAGAACCAAAGTTCAGGAACCAGCTGGTGATCTTCGTGGTCATGGCatcgtttcatgtcaacttgaagacatataaaagtgtaggggtggagtctaacctgtcaatcaggtcacacacagcctgatggtgactccttgtgggcttgactttctcataaggagggtcctgggaacctccactctctctccctgccttcaccttcctgccggCTGACCCTGGCTGCTGCCAACCCCCTGGAAATGTGGCCACCGCCATTGGCTCCACAAGACCGTGCACTCACTGGCCCGTGACATTTCTGAATTCTGCATCGTGGCGtgtggctgtgtgaatctgaagagggactcatggacttgagttggactgggctggaatgttttctctatatgtaactacttcttgatataaagctctttcttacccatatatgagtgtctctggatttgttattctagtcaaccctgactaatatAATCTCGGaggagaggaatttctgaaaaatcaacaGATTTATGTGACCAGGCTTGAGACAGGCCATCCAGTTCTCAGACTGTCCTCTGCTTGGAGGTCCTTGTCCATATTTCAGCTGCAGGTATTTTTAGGGAATGGAATGTGAAAGTGGCTAAAGTTGTTACTTCTAGAGGGGAAAGAGCAAAGGTTTATCAATTTATCATGAATCCCTCCACACTAACAAAGAGAAtcctgaaattagaatcaggAAAAATGCATGTCCTTCAAAACAGCTGCCTCCCCCGAATAAAATACTTATGAATAAACTAACCAGAAATATAAAGACGTATGAATACAATGAGAACTACAAAATACTACCGTGAGAAACCAGAAGAAGAGCTACAtaaatgaaagaacacaccatgctcatggatagaaAGACTTAACATGGCGAAAATGTCAACAGTACGACAAGAGATATGTAGATCCTAATGCAGTGCCCCCACAGAATGGAAAAACAAACCGCTAACTCTATATGGAAAGTCAAGAGACCCTGGGTATGGaaagcaccacaggagaaaggagaCAGAAACTGAGGAGTGCAGAATATACTGTTCAGCCGCAGCAGTCAAAACTAACTGCTTGGTGGAGCACACTGACAGATATGTCCTTTGTGGTTCTTGTTGTGAAGTGtcaccaagttggttctgacccatcgcAACCtgttgcacaacagaatgaaacattgcccggtcctgcgccatcctcacaattgtttctgcgCTTGAGCccgtcgatgcagccactgtgtcaacccatctcctcgcgGCTTTTccaagcacaatgcccttctccagagactgctctctcctgaaaaGATGTCCAACGTCTGTAAGGCGAAGTCATTTcatcctggcctctgaggagcactctgcctTACTCTTCAAGGCAGGTTGACCTGTCCTTTTAGCAGACTGTGGTAcctttgatattcttctccagccccaccatgCAAATGCATCGATCCTCCGTCAGTCTTTTTAGTCAGTGACCAACTTCCACGTGCAcaggaggcgactgaaaataccatggcttgggtcaggcgccccTTTGCTTTCAGCACCCTaaggagttcttgtgcagcagatgtgcttTAAGACGCCACGTCTTTTGGTTTTgggctgctccttccatgggcattgagatACAGTTTGCCAGCACCGTTTGTTAAAGAAACTGTCCCTTCTTCATTGAATGTATTTTGGCCACCCGCTTATATAGCTTACAAAACATTTGCAATTTCAATGTATTTTGCGTGAACTATTCAGTGATGCTAATTATACTCATGATACTGTGCAGTAAGTGTTCAATATCCGTTTCAAAAATTTTCCGACAGCATtgaaaatgggaattctagaacaattCATTGTGTCCACAAAGAATGTGCGTGCACAGACTGAGAAgcctggtgtaaaatcaggaaagatgtgtgtcggaGTTGCATCTTTTCCCCATACTTCCTTCATGTGTATGCTTACTCAGCATATAATCTGAGACGATGATTGTATGATGACAAGAGCATACATAACATATAGATCAGAGAGAGGCTCGTGAAACACCTGCAAGATGCAAAGGACGCACCTGGCTGAGTGAAAGTCAAGGGGATTTGAACATTTCCCGAGGAAGCCCAGAGTGTA
This genomic interval carries:
- the LOC142450638 gene encoding DNA dC->dU-editing enzyme APOBEC-3A-like → MDHRVFIYNFKNDHSVRRRHTTYLCYEVQLFDVRFGAPLGMIRGFLHNQHHPDPQQRCHAELCFLKRMSSLRLYPGQWCQVTWFLSWSPCPKCASKVSAFLRSNSHVSLRIFAARLHAYQEGYEEGLLSLRDAGAHLSIMTSKEFEYCWRVFVDNHSWPFRPWDTLEKSSQALSERLQSILQNRISLFHPPIGYLPSFGFFSPGRFPCPPQRTSFCFPAPPMGPQHHPF